The region GTGTAGGGACGCTTCTCCACCGCCGCCCTCGCCTTGGTGATGTTCTTTCCCGCTTTCCTCATCTCTTCCCTGTCTCCCACCGCTCCGCCTCATCTCCGGCGGGCCGTAGTGTTTGCGACTTCAATTTCGCGATTCCGCAGTTCCGCACTTCCGCACTCACGCGACCACTTCGATCCCCATGCTCCGCGCCGTGCCCTTGATCGACTTGATGGCGCTCTCGATCGAGGCCGCGTTCAGGTCCGGCATCTTCTGCCGCGCGATCTCCTCCACCTGTTTCTCGGTCACCTTGCCCACCTTCTCCTTGTTGGGCGTGCCCGAACCCTTGGCGATGCCCGCCGCCCGCTTCAGCAACACCGCTGCCGGCGGCGTCTTGGTGATGAACGTGAACGAGCGGTCGTTGTACACGGTGATCACCACCGGGATGATCAGCCCGTCCAGTTCCTTGGCGCTCGTGCGCGCGTTGAACTGCTTGCAGAACTCCATGATGTTGACCTGCGCCTGCCCCAGCGCCGGCCCCACCGGAG is a window of Terriglobales bacterium DNA encoding:
- the rplK gene encoding 50S ribosomal protein L11, giving the protein MAAKKVTGSVKLQIPAGKATPAPPVGPALGQAQVNIMEFCKQFNARTSAKELDGLIIPVVITVYNDRSFTFITKTPPAAVLLKRAAGIAKGSGTPNKEKVGKVTEKQVEEIARQKMPDLNAASIESAIKSIKGTARSMGIEVVA